GCTGGCCGCGGAGGACCAGCGGCGGCAGCTGGTCGAGGCGGCGCGCTCGGCGGGGACGGTGCTCGTCGTCGACGAGACGATGTCCGAGCTCTGCCTCGACGAGGAGGGACCACACGGCAACGAGGGCCCGGTCGGTGAAGGCGGCCCGCTCGGTGAGGGCGGCCCGCTCGGTGAGGGCGGCCCGCTCGGTGAGGGCGGCCCGGTCGGTGAAGGTGGCCCGGGAGCCGAACTGCCGCCGCCGGTCTGCGCGTTCGACCCGGCGGGCAGCACGGTCCTCACGGTCGGGTCCGCCAGCAAGGCGTTCTGGGCGGGCATGCGGATCGGCTGGGTGCGGGCCGCGCCCGAGGTCATCCGCTCCCTGGTCGCCGCCCGCGCCTACGCCGATCTCGGCACTCCGGTGCTGGAACAGCTCGCGATCAACTGGCTGATGGGGACCGGCGGCTGGGAGCGGGCCGTGGAGGTGCGGCGCGCCCAGGCCCGCGAGAACCGCGACGCGCTGGTGTCCGCCGTGCGCAGGGAGCTGCCGGGCTGGGAGTTCGACGTGCCGCGCGGCGGACTGACGCTGTGGGTGCGCACGGGCGGTGTGTCGGGCTCACGGATCGCCGAGGTGGGCGAGCGGGTCGGTGTACGGGTGCCGGGCGGTCCGCGCTTCGGGGTGGACGGGGCGTTCGAGGGGTACGTGCGGCTGCCGTTCACGGTCGCCGGGCCCGTCGCCGACGAGGCGGCGGTCCGGCTTGCGGCGGCGGCCCGCCTCGTACAGAGCGGCGCGCGCGGCGGCACCGACGCACCGCGCACGTTCGTCGCCTGAGGACCCGCGGGAGTGGGCCCGGACGGCGCTCCTGCCCGGGGCCGACGTCGTACCGGGGAGGTCAGCCCTCGGCGGGTACGGCGCCGGTCACCGGGGCCGCTTGCTGCCGGGCCTCCCGGGGCCGGGCCTGGGCCGGGGGCGAGGGCTCCGGGGCGTGCGCCGGTGTGGGGTCCTGCTCGGCGGCGGCCGGTGAGTCGTCCAGCGGCGGGTGCCGGTCGGGCAGCAGCTCCAGGACCGCCTGCCGGTGCGCGTCGCTCGTGTCCTCGTCGTACGGATCGGGCGTCGCCGGGACCTGGAGCCTGAGCACCGGTCCGGTGCCCAGGCGCGCGTACCCCCGGCCGACCGGGACGTCCGGCGCGGGGATGGTGTGGGGCGGTGCGCCGAGAACCGCCGCAAGTTCGTCGCGGGTGGCGGCGCCCAGCACGACACGCGCGCGCGTGTGCGCCCGTACGGTCCCGCCGAGCGCGTCCAGGGTGTCGAACTGTTCCGCGACGACCACCGTCACATGGGCGGCCCTGCCGTGGCGCAGCGGGACGTCGAGTAGTTCCTGCGGATCGGGCCGGCCGTCGGCCGCCGCCAGATGCGCGAAGGCGCTCGGGCGGTCGAGCAGCAGCCAGAGCGGGCGCTTGGTGTCCTCGGGGACGTCGTGACCGGACTGCCGGGCACGATTGGCGGCGATCAGCCGCCGTTCCGTCTCGTTGGCCGCCCATTCGAGCCCGGCCAGCGCCCCGGAGAGCCCGCGCTCCACGGCGAGGACACCCGTACGCCCGCTGAGGCCGGCGTACTCGCTCGTGCCGCCGCCCTCCACGATCACCACGTCGCCGTGCGGGAGCGCCTGGAGGGCGATCGAGCGGAGCAGGCTGGTGGTGCCGCTTCCGGGGCGCCCCACGGCGAGCAGATGCGGCTCGGTCGAACGCGCGCCCGTACGCCAGAGCACCGGAGGGACGTCACGGGTCTTGTCGCCCTCCCGGACCGGCACCGTACGCCGGACCGCCCCCGCGTCGGTGAAGCCCAGCACGATCTCGCCGGGAGTGGTGACGAAGCGCTGGGCGGCGATACCGGTGGGAAGCGGCGACAGCACGCTCATGACGAGCTCGTTGCCCTCCTCGTCCCAGGTGAACAGATACTCCCGCCCGCGCCCGGACTTCGCGTGCATCAACTGCTCGATCCGGACCCGGGCGGTGTACTCCCCGTCGGTGAAGTACGGCGGATACGACACCCGCAGCCGGGTGAGACGCCCGTCGGCGTCGAACTCGTAGTCGTCGAACGCCTTCTCCCACTCGCCTCCGTGGGAGAAGAGCGGACTCGGGTCCTCCGGCACGGAGAAGTGCGGCACCAGCGCCTCGTAAAGAGAGCGCAGGCGCGCCAGCTCCGCGTCGTCGGGCCCGGTCCGCGCCGGCGTTCGGTCGCGCCCCTGCCAGCCGGCCACCGCCATCACCGAGATGAGGGTGAGCAGCGGTCCGTACGGGACGAGCGCGACCGCCGCGCAGACCGCCGCGACCAGCAACAGCGCGGGACCACGCCGTTCCCCGGGCGTGGCGGTCCACCTGCGGCGGGCCGTGCCGGCCAGCAGACGCAGACCACGGGCGATCGTGATCAGCGGGTGGAGGACGTCGGTGGCGCTGTCGGCGGCCGAGCGGGCCATCTCTCGGCTGCGAGTGATGTGAGCGCTGCCGCTGCTCGGAATGCGGGGGAGTGGTCGCCGGGCCACGTCTGTCTCCTGAAGGTGCGGAAGGTGCGGAGCCTGCTGAGGGTGCTGACGGGACGGAAGGCGGTCAGAACTTGATCCCGCCCAGAAGGCCGGCGAGGCTCGCGCCCCCGGCCGTGATGCTCGGGGCGATGGCCGTGCCCGCGAGGTAGAAGCCGAAGAGCGCGCAGACGAGCGCGTGGGACGCCTTGAGTCCGTCCTTCCTGAAGAAGAGGAAGACGATGATTCCGAGCAGCACGACGCCTGAGATGGACAGGATCATGAGGGGTTCTCCTGGTTGAGGGGGACGGTCACCATGAGTTCTTCCATGCTCACAGTAAGTATCTATGTGATAAAAGGTGCAAGTGGGTGAAATCCCTGAAACCTCACTTGACCGGCGGACAACGGAACCCCGCGCGCCGCTTGCTACGGCCTCTCCCGCCCCCGAGCGCTGTACGGGGCAGTAATCTGTCGATTCACCCGTACGGCTCCGCCGCCGTACGCCCCAGGTCAGCGGCAGGAGAGGCGGTTCACCGATGAGCGAGGCCCCGGACCACAGCCCGGCGCCGCCGGCCCCCGACGGTGACCCCGTCCCGGACGGCGACGTCGTCGAGCTCGCCACGAAGGTTTTCGACCTCGCCCGTCGCGGCGACGCCGGGACGCTCGCCGCCTACGTCGACGCCGGGGTCCCCGCGAACCTCACCAACGACCGGGGCGACTCCCTCGTCATGCTCGCCGCCTACCACGGGCACGCGCCCGCCGTGACGGCTCTCCTCGACCGGGGCGCCGACGCCGACCGGGCCAACGACCGCGGCCAGACCCCCCTCGCCGGAGCGGTCTTCAAGGGCGAGGACGCCGTCATCCGCGCGCTGCTCGCCGGCGGGGCCGACCCGGCCGCCGGAACACCCTCCGCGGTGGATACGGCGCGGATGTTCGGGAAGGCGGACCTGCTGATGCTGTTCGGAGCACGGTGAAAGGGAGGCGTCGTAAATGTGGTCGCGGTGGCGAAATGGGTGGGTCATCATGACGTCGGGCCCGGACAGGGCCACCGACGAGAGGCAGAGGAAGATGGTCTACACCAAGCGATGGACGACGGTCGAGCGATGTTGTCGCGCTGCCTAGGCAGCCTAGGCACCCAGACCTTCCGGTTGCGTCGACAGCTTGATGTGAGGCTCTCCCCATGTTCGATCCGGTCATAGCGCCGAGCGGCACGCTCCTCGGCCTGTTGCAGAGGGGGCGCGGCGACGGCACCCTGCACGCGCTGGCCGCACCCCGCGCCGAGGCGCTCCACGCCCTCAACCACTGCGTGACGAACGACCCGCGCCACGACTGGCAGGTCGAGAACCGCTCCCTCTACTACGCCCGTCTCTACCTGGACCTCCACGGCGACCTCGAACCGCTCGAACACCATCTCTTCCGTGCCGAGGACCACTTCGACACCGACGAGTCACGCACCGGGCTCGCCCTCGCCGTCCTGGGCCACCTCGCCTCCTACGGACGCGACGACGCCCTGACCCTCCTGCGCCGCTACGCCGCCACGGGCGCCAACTGGACCTGGGCGCTGGACGAACTGGCGCTGCGCGACGACGACCCGGGCCTGCGGTCCCTCGCCCCGTCCGTCCTCGCCCGGTTCCCCACGACCGCCGAGGGCGACGCCGAACTCGCCGGCGCCCTCAAGGGCGCCTTCGAACCCCGGCCCTGGCGGCTCTGGGCCGACGACCCGCGCGAGGCGGTCGCCGCCCGCGTCCGGGCCGCGCGCGAACAGGGCTCCTTCGACCGGTGGCAGCGGCAGATGCGGCCTGCCGGACCACGCCCCGGCTGGAGCGTCCAGGCCGTCTTCGCCTGGGCCCAGGACGGCCTCGAACGCGGCACCACCCTGCACGTCCCCGCCGCCCGGTGTCTGACCGCGGTCGCCGGACCGGACGACCGCGCCGCGATCGTGGAGACCGGCCGCAGCGGCCCCGACGGGGCGCGCGCGGCGGCGCTGCACTATCTCGCCGAGGCCCGCGACCCCGCCGTGCTCGACCTCATCGAGACCGCGGCGACCGACCCGTCACGAAGCCTCGCCGAGGCCGCCGTCGCCGCCTTCGAGCGGATGTGCGGCGAAGCCGCGGTCGACCGGGCGCGCGGCTGGGTCCACCGGCCCGACGCCCTCGGTGCCTCCGCCGCGGGTGTCCTGGCCTCGCGGGGGGGCACACAGGACACGCCGCTGGTACTCGGGGCACTCCGGGAGGCCGTACGGTCCGAAGGACCCGACACGCCGCGCCTGTGGACGCTGGTCGACGGCACCGGACGGCTCGGCATCTGCTGCGCCGCACCCGTGCTGCGGCACGTGTACCGGGAGACCGCGTCCTCGCACCTGCGGGGCCGGGCGGCCAGGGCACTGGCGGCCACCGACCCCTCGTACCCCACGGGGTTCGCCGTCGAATGCCTCTGGGACTGCGAGGAGACCACCCGGGAGATCGCCGCGCGGCACGCCGAGACCGGTGACGTGCGGGTGGCCGACCGGCTGCGGCGGCTCGCCGCCGACCCGGCCGAGGAGGCCGAGGTGCAGACCGCCGTACGGAGCCGGATCGGGCCCGACCTGCCCGCCTCCTGACGGCGTCCCCGGGTCCGCGGGAGGGGCGGCGGAGGCGTCCGCCCCACTCGCCGTCCGAGCCCCTCGCGGCCGGGCCGCCTCCGGCGCGCGCCCGCCCCGGGAGCCCCTCGCGGGGCCGCTACCCGGCGGGCATGGCCGTACGGGTTCCACCAGGTGAACCGCACCGCGCGCGCCGCCGACGAGCAGGGGCGCACGGCCCCCGAGGACCGCTCGAAAGCGTGCTCCGGACCCCCGGCGGCCAATGCTCATGGGACGTTTTCCGCGAAGAAAGATCCACGTTGGCGGGACCACCCCCGATACGGCGACAACACGGTTATGCGTGTCGTCATCGTCACCGAATCCTTCCCGCCCGATGTGAACGGCGTGGCGCACTGCGCCCTCCAGACCGCCCGACACCTCGTCGCACGCGGCCATGACCCGCTCGTCATCGCCCCCGCCTCGTCGTCCGCCGCCTCCGCGGCGGCCGAGGGCACCGCCCCGTCCTTCTCCGCCTCATCCCCGTCCCCGTCCGTCCCCTCCCCGCGCGCCGCCGCTCCCCGCACGGCGGACCTCGACGCACCGTGCCCCGTGGTGCGCGTCCCCTCCCTGCCGCTGCCCGGTTACCCCCAGGTACGCGTCGCCCTGCCCAGCCGCCGGGTCGCCGCGACCCTCGCGGCGCACCGGGCCGACCTCGTCCACCTGGCCGGGCCGTTCGTCCTCGGCGTACGCGGCATGGCCGCCGCCGCGAAACTCGGCATACCCGCCGTCGCCGTCTACCAGACCGACCTCGCCGGTTACGCCCGCACCTACGTGGGCGCGGGCGAGGCGGCGGCCTGGCGGCGGCTGCGCGCCGTGCACAGCGCGGCGGACCGCACGCTGGCCCCCTCCAGCGCGGCCGTCAAGGACCTCACGGACCACCGCGTCCCGCGCGTGCGGCTCTGGCCGCGCGGCGTGGACACCGTCCGGTTCGGGCCCCAGTTGCGCGACCACGAGCTGCGCCGACGGCTGGCACCCGGCGGCGAATTGATCGTCGGCTACGTCGGCAGGCTCGCCCCCGAGAAGCACGTCGAACTCCTGTCCGGTGTCTGCGACATGCCCGGCGTCCGGGTCGTGATCGTCGGCGACGGGCCCAGCGAACCGTCTCTGCGCACCGCGCTCCCCGGCGCCGTCTTCCTCGGCCGCCGTACCGGGGACGAACTGGCGCGCCTCTTCGCCTCGTTCGACGTCTTCGCCCACACCGGGCCGTACGAGACGTTCTGCCAGACCGTTCAGGAGGCCATGGCCAGCGGCACACCCGTCGTCGCCCCGGCGGCGGGCGGACCGCTCGACCTCGTCGACCACGGCCGCACCGGACTGCTGGTGCCGCCGCACGACGCGCGCGCGGTCACCGAGGCCGTACGCCGCCTCCAGGCCGACCCGGACATGCGCGCCTCCTACGGACGCACGGCCCGCGCCACCGTCGAGGGCCGCACCTGGGCCGCCGTGGGCGACCAACTGCTCGACCACTACGCCGAGGTCCTCGGCGAACGCACGGCGGTGGTCGCGTGAGCGCCCCGGGCACCACGCCCGGTGGGCCCTCCGGCGGTCTGCGGATCGTACGGCTGGCCAACTTCGTCACCCCCGCCTCGGGCGGCCTGCGTACCGCCCTCCAGGAGCTCGGCACGGGCTACCTCGCCGCCGGGCACGAACCGGTTCTCGTCGTGCCCGGCGAGGAACCGGGCGACCGGCGTACGCCGCAGGGCCGGGTGATCACCCTGCCGGGAGCGGTGCTGCCCGGCACCGGCGGCTACCGGGTGCTCACCGACCGCCGGCGCCTGCGCGCGCTCCTCGAAGCCCTCGCCCCCGACCGCCTGGAGGTCTCCGACCGCACCACCCTGCGCTGGACGGGCGAGTGGGCACGCCGCCACCGGATCCCGTCCGTGATGGTGTCCCACGAGACCGCCGACGGGGTGCTGCGCACCTGGGGCGTACCGGCAGCCGCCGCAGGGCGGGCCGCCGACCGGCTGAACCGGCGCAGTGCCTGGTCCTACTCGCGGATCGTCTGCACCACCGAGTGGGCCGAGCGCGAGTTCGTCCGGATCGGCGCGCGGAACGTGGTGCGCGCCCCCCTCGGCGTCGACCTGGTGCGCTGCCGACCGGACCGGCGCCGCGCGGAGTTGCGTGGCCGGTACGCGCGCGAGGGCGAGGTCCTGCTGCTGATGTGCTCGCGGCTCTCCGTGGAGAAGCGTCCGGGCGCCGCTCTCGACGCCCTGGCCGTGCTGCTCGGTCAGGGGGTGCGGGCCACGCTGGTGGTCGCCGGGGACGGTCCGCTGGCGGGCGCGCTGGCCCGCCGGGCGCGCGAGCGGCGGCTGCCCGTGGTCTTCCTCGGTCATGTGGCCGACCGGGAGGAACTCGCGGACCTCCAGGCCGCCGCGGACATCTGCCTGGCGCCGGGACCGGCCGAGACGTTCGGTCTCTCCGCACTTGAGGCGCTCGCCTGCGGCACCCCGGTCGTCGCGAGCGCGTCGTCGGCGCTCCCGGAGGTCCTGGGCGAGGCGGGTGCCACGGCGGCGGACACCCCGGCGGCGTTCGCCGACGCCGTACGTGAACTGCTCGCCCGGCCCGAGGCCGCCCGCCGCACGGCGGCGCGGGCACGGGCCGAACTCTTCGGCTGGGACCGCGCGGTGGCCGCCTTCCTGGCGGCGCACGAGGCGCCGGTCCGGGCGGGGCAGGACGCCTTGGCGGGCGTCGGGGCCGTTGTCGGTTCGTCGGACGGGGGAGGGGCGGAACAGGGGCCCCGGTCGCGCGCGGCTGCGGAGCCCACGGGGGCCGCTTCGGTGCTGACGCTGGTTCCGGTGGTTCCGGTGGTTCCGGTGGTTCCGGTGGTTCCGGTGGTGCCGGTGGTGCCGGTGGTGCCGCTGGTGTCTGGGACGTCCGGGGCGTCCGGGATGCCTGCGACGCCGGGGCCGCTTGGGGTGCCTGAGACCGTGTTCTCGGCAGGACCGCCGCCTGCCGCGTCGGCTCCGGTGCCTTCCTCAGCTTCGGCGGGGCCCTCGTCGCCCGTCGTCGCGGATCCGGACGTGGATACTCCGGTGGCGGGCCCGTCGCCCGGGGCGCCCGGGGAGGCGGTTCCGACGGTTGTGGGCTCGGACGGGGCGGCGTCCACTGCGGGCCCGGTGTCCGGGTCGCCGGCGTTGGCATGCCCGGCGGAGCCTTCGTCGCCGGTCGCGGCGTCGGAGCGCCCCGTGGTGGGCGTGGCACCTTCGGCGCTCAGGGCGTCCGCGACGCCCGCCGTGGAGTCCTCGTACGAGTCAGCGACGCCGGTGACGTCGGCGTTCGCGCGGGGGATCACCTCGTCCCTGAAGTCGGACGAGGCGGTGACCGTGCCCGGCCCACCGCCCGTGACGCCGCTCGTGCCCGGCGCGGCGTTTGTGGCGCAGTCCTTGTCGTCCGTGGTCACGCCGGCGGGACGGCCCCTGCCGGGTTCACCGACCCTGCCGCCCCTCGGGACGGCGCCAGTACGGCCTCCTGACGGAGGCGCGAGATGACCGTGTACGCGAACCCCGGGGCGCCTCCGGAGACGGCCGCGTCCGCGTCGCCCTCCGTACAGAGGCCGCTGCGGTTCGCCGCGCTGGGGGACTCGCTCACGGCGGGCGTGGGGGACCGGGTGGACGGCGGCTGGCGCGGCTGGGCGGCGCTGCTCGCCGAGACGCTGGCCCCGACCGCCGGGGCGCTCGTGCGGCCTGGTGCCGAGCCGGTCCCGGCAACGCGGTCGTCCCGCCTGGAGGGTGTTGGTCGGGCGGGGTGGGTCGGGGACCGGTCGGTGGTCGGCGCAGGCAGTGGGGGCGGGCCGGAAAGCCCGGATCCGGTCGTGCGGCCTGGTGCCGAGCCGGTCCCGGTGGCGCAGCCGTTCCGGCCGGAGGGTGTTGGTCGGGCGGGGTGGGTGGTGGGTTCCGGCGGGTGGGGCGCCGACGGGTCGGTGGTCGGCACGGGCAGTGGGGGAGAGCCGGAAAGCCCGGATCCGGTCGTGCGGCTTGGCGCCGAGCCGGTCCCGGTGGCGCAGCCGTTCCGGCCGGAGGGTGTTGGTCGGGCCGGGTCGGCAGCGGATACCTGTGGGTGGGTCACCAACGGCGCGGCGGCCGGCTCGGGGCGCGGCGAGTCCTCGCCGCCCGGCCCGCCCACCGTCCCCGGCAGCGGACCCCGCGCCGTCGCCGGTGCCGCCGCCCCCGGGCCCGGTCATGACAGCCCCGCCGAACCCGCCCCCACCTTCCGTAACTTCGCGACCAGCGGCGCCCTCACCCGTGACGTGCGTGCCGAGCAGACCCCCGCCGCCCTCGCCTTCGCGCCCGACATCGCCTCCGTCCTCGTCGGAGTCAACGACACCCTCCGCCGCTCCTTCGACATCGAGGCCATCACCCGCGCCCTGGACGAGGTCTGCGCCGCCCTCACCGCACGCGGCACCGTCCTGCTCACCGCCTGCCTGCCCGACCCCGGCGTCATGCTCGGGCTGCCCGCGATCCTCGCCCGGCCGCTCGCGCGACGGCAGCGCGCGGTCAACACCCTCGTCCACGCGCTCTCCGCGCGGTACGGCGCCGTCCATCTGCACGCCGCCGACCCCGTGTGGGTCGCCGACCGCTCCCTGTGGAGCGCCGACCGGCTGCACCCCGGCGAGCGCGGCCACCGGCTGATCGCCGCGCGGTTCCACGAGATGCTCACCGCGCGCGGCCTGCCCCTGGGCCCGCCACCGCCCCGGGAGCCGCAGCAGCCGCCGCCCTCCCGCGCGGAGGCCCTGCTCTGGCTGGCGACCGCCGGGACCGGCTGGCTGGTGCGCCGCAGCACCGACCTGCTGCCCCAGTTGCTCTGGCTGGCCGGCGGCGAACTGCGCCATCTGGCGCGCGGGACCGCCGCCCGGCTCGACCAGCGCGCCGAACACGCCCTCGCCCGCGCCCTGTCGGCACTGCCACCCGCCGCTCCCCTTGCGAGAATGGGGGAATGACTGGGCGCTGGGAATTCTGGATCGACCGTGGCGGCACCTTCACCGACGTGGTCGGGCGCCGGCCCGACGGACGCCTCCTCACAAAGAAGCTGCTGTCGCACAACCCGGAGCAGTACGCCGACGCGGCCGTCGCCGGAATCCGGCTGATGCTCGGCCTGGCCCCGGACGACCCGGTACCCGCCGACCGGATCGACGTCGTCAAGATGGGCACCACCGTCGCCACCAACGCACTGCTGGAGCGCCGCGGCGAGCCGACCGTCCTGCTCGTCACCGAGGGCTTCGGCGACGCCCTGCGGATCGCCTACCAGAACCGGCCCCGGCTCTTCGACCGCCACATCGTGCTCCCCGAGGCCGTCTACGCGCGCGTCATCGAGATCCCCGAACGGGTCGACGCCCACGGGACCATCGTGCGCCCGCTGGACACGGAGGCCGTCGCCGCGCGGGTGCGCGAGGCGTACGACGACGGCTTCCGCAGCGCCGCCGTCGTCCTCGTGCACGGCTACCGCCATCCCGACCACGAGACCGCCGTCGCCGAGGCCGCACGCGCGGCCGGATTCACCCAGGTGAGCTGCTCCCACGAGGTCAGCCCCCTCATCAAACTCGTCCCGCGCGGCGACACGACCGTCGTGGACGCCTACCTCTCCCCGATCCTGCGGCGCTACGTGGACGAGATCGCCACCGAACTCCGGGGCATCCGCCTGATGTTCATGCAGTCCAACGGAGGACTGCGGGAAGCCGCCCACTTCCGTGGGAAGGACGCCGTGCTGTCCGGCCCGGCGGGCGGTGTCGTCGGCATGGCCCGTACCTCCGCGCAGACGGGCCACGACCGTGTCGTCGGCTTCGACATGGGCGGCACGTCCACCGACGTCTCCCACTACGCCGGGGAGTTCGAGCGAGAGCTGGGCACCCAGGTCGCCGGGGTGCGGATGCGCGCGCCCATGATGAACATCCACACCGTCGCGGCGGGCGGCGGCTCCGTCCTGCACTTCGACGGCCAGCGCTACCGCGTCGGCCCCGACTCGGCCGGCGCCGTCCCCGGCCCCGCCTGCTACCGCCGGGGCGGCCCCCTCACCGTCACCGACGCCAACGTGATGCTCGGCCGGGTGCAACCGGACCACTTCCCCCCGGTGTTCGGACCGGACGGCGACCAGCCGCTCGACGCCGACGTGGTACGCGAGCGTTTCGCCGCGCTCGCCGACGAGGTCGAGGCAGCCACCGGCGTACACCGCGAACCGGCCGAGGTCGCCGCCGGTTTCCTGGAGATCGCCGTGCTGAACATGGCGAACGCCGTCAAGAAGATCTCCGTGCAGCGCGGCCACGACATCACCCGCTACGCCCTCACCAGCTTCGGCGGCGCGGGCGGCCAGCACGCGTGCGCCGTCGCGGACGCCCTCGGCGTCGACACCGTGATCGTGCCGCCGCTCGCCGGGGTGCTCTCCGCGTACGGCATCGGACTCGCCGACGCCACCGCCATGCGGGAGCGGTCGGTCGAGGCCGAACTCGGCGACGGGGCGGGCGGAACGGAGCACGGCGCCACCGACCGGGTGCGCGACCTCTGCGCCGAACTCGCCGAGCACACCCGCGCCGACCTGCGCGCCGACTCCGTCCCCGACGACGCGATCACCACCCACGCGCGCGTACTGCTCCGTTACGCCGGTACGGACGCGAGCCTCGCCGTCCCCCTCGGCGACGTCGCCGACATGAAGGCCGCCTTCGAGAGCGAGCACCGCGCGCGTTACGCCTTCACCATGGACAAGCCCCTGGTGGTCGAGGCCGTGTCCGTCGAAGCCGTCGGCAAGGCCGACCAGCACGGCACGTATGTGGCGGACACGACCTCCGTGGAAGGCGACGGCGGCCCCGTACCGCCCGCGCGCGTACGGATGTTCGTCGACGGCACGGAGCGCGACTGCCCGCTCCACCGGCGCGCCGACCTGCGAGCCGCCGACACCGTCGAAGGCCCCGCGATGATCGCCGAGGCCGACGCGACGACCGTGGTGGACGCGGGCTGGCAGGCGGCGGTCGGCGACCTCGGTCATCTGCTCCTCACCCGCGTACGCCCCCGCCCCACCCGTGTCGCCGCGGGCACGGACGTCGACCCCGTGCTGCTCGAAGTCTTCAACAACCTCTTCATGGCCATCGCCGAGCAGATGGGAGTCCGCCTGGAGAACACCGCCCACTCCGTCAACATCAAGGAACGGCTCGACTTCTCCTGCGCCCTCTTCGACGCCGACGGCAACCTCATCGCCAACGCGCCCCACATCCCCGTGCACCTCGGCTCCATGGGCGAGTCCATCAAGGAAGTGCTCAAGCGCGACCAGGACTCGCTGCGCCCCGGTGATGTGTACGCGGTCAACGACCCCTACCACGGAGGCACCCATCTGCCGGACGTCACGGTGGTGACGCCCGTCTTCGACGGCCGGGGCGAACAGCTCCTCTTCCTGGTCGCCTCGCGCGGCCACCACGCCGAGATCGGCGGCATCACCCCCGGCTCGATGCCCGCCTTCAGCCGCACCATCCACGAGGAGGGCGTCCTCTTCGACAACTGGCTCCTCGTCCGCGACGGCAGACTCCGTGAGGCCGAGACCCGCGCGCTCCTCGCCGACGCCCCGTACCCCTCCCGCGACCCCGACACCAACCTCGCCGACCTGCGCGCCCAGATCGCCGCCAACGAGAAGGGCATCGCCGAACTGCGCCGGATGACCGAGCAGTTCGGGCACGACGTGGTGGCCGCCTACATGGGCCACGTACGGCGCAACGCGGAGGAGTCCGTCCGCCGCATCGTCGCCGGGCTGGGCGACGGCTCCTACCGCTACGAGACCGACAACGGCGCGGTCATCGAGGTCGCCGTACGCGTGGACCGGGAGGCCCGCAGCGCCGTCGTGGACTTCACCGGCACCTCACCTCAACAGGAGGGCAACTTCAACGCGCCCCGTTCCGTG
Above is a window of Streptomyces sp. NBC_01498 DNA encoding:
- a CDS encoding SCO1417 family MocR-like transcription factor translates to MTQWTSAVGAAQLARQLNAQQSRPAGPGTRKPPAYRALADGVRLLVLEGRVPVAARLPAERELALALSVSRTTVAAAYEALRAEGFLESRRGAGSWTAVPAGNPLPARGLEPLPPDSLGSMIDLGCAALPAPEPWLTRAVQGALEELPPYAHTHGDYPAGLPALRQTLADRYTARGVPTMPEQIMVTTGAMGAIDAICHLFAGRGERVAVESPSYANILQLMREAGARLVPVAMAEGLGGWDLPRWRQVLRDAAPRLAYVVADFHNPTGALAAEDQRRQLVEAARSAGTVLVVDETMSELCLDEEGPHGNEGPVGEGGPLGEGGPLGEGGPLGEGGPVGEGGPGAELPPPVCAFDPAGSTVLTVGSASKAFWAGMRIGWVRAAPEVIRSLVAARAYADLGTPVLEQLAINWLMGTGGWERAVEVRRAQARENRDALVSAVRRELPGWEFDVPRGGLTLWVRTGGVSGSRIAEVGERVGVRVPGGPRFGVDGAFEGYVRLPFTVAGPVADEAAVRLAAAARLVQSGARGGTDAPRTFVA
- a CDS encoding ankyrin repeat domain-containing protein; its protein translation is MSEAPDHSPAPPAPDGDPVPDGDVVELATKVFDLARRGDAGTLAAYVDAGVPANLTNDRGDSLVMLAAYHGHAPAVTALLDRGADADRANDRGQTPLAGAVFKGEDAVIRALLAGGADPAAGTPSAVDTARMFGKADLLMLFGAR
- a CDS encoding HEAT repeat domain-containing protein, whose amino-acid sequence is MFDPVIAPSGTLLGLLQRGRGDGTLHALAAPRAEALHALNHCVTNDPRHDWQVENRSLYYARLYLDLHGDLEPLEHHLFRAEDHFDTDESRTGLALAVLGHLASYGRDDALTLLRRYAATGANWTWALDELALRDDDPGLRSLAPSVLARFPTTAEGDAELAGALKGAFEPRPWRLWADDPREAVAARVRAAREQGSFDRWQRQMRPAGPRPGWSVQAVFAWAQDGLERGTTLHVPAARCLTAVAGPDDRAAIVETGRSGPDGARAAALHYLAEARDPAVLDLIETAATDPSRSLAEAAVAAFERMCGEAAVDRARGWVHRPDALGASAAGVLASRGGTQDTPLVLGALREAVRSEGPDTPRLWTLVDGTGRLGICCAAPVLRHVYRETASSHLRGRAARALAATDPSYPTGFAVECLWDCEETTREIAARHAETGDVRVADRLRRLAADPAEEAEVQTAVRSRIGPDLPAS
- a CDS encoding glycosyltransferase family 4 protein, whose product is MRVVIVTESFPPDVNGVAHCALQTARHLVARGHDPLVIAPASSSAASAAAEGTAPSFSASSPSPSVPSPRAAAPRTADLDAPCPVVRVPSLPLPGYPQVRVALPSRRVAATLAAHRADLVHLAGPFVLGVRGMAAAAKLGIPAVAVYQTDLAGYARTYVGAGEAAAWRRLRAVHSAADRTLAPSSAAVKDLTDHRVPRVRLWPRGVDTVRFGPQLRDHELRRRLAPGGELIVGYVGRLAPEKHVELLSGVCDMPGVRVVIVGDGPSEPSLRTALPGAVFLGRRTGDELARLFASFDVFAHTGPYETFCQTVQEAMASGTPVVAPAAGGPLDLVDHGRTGLLVPPHDARAVTEAVRRLQADPDMRASYGRTARATVEGRTWAAVGDQLLDHYAEVLGERTAVVA
- a CDS encoding SGNH/GDSL hydrolase family protein codes for the protein MRLGAEPVPVAQPFRPEGVGRAGSAADTCGWVTNGAAAGSGRGESSPPGPPTVPGSGPRAVAGAAAPGPGHDSPAEPAPTFRNFATSGALTRDVRAEQTPAALAFAPDIASVLVGVNDTLRRSFDIEAITRALDEVCAALTARGTVLLTACLPDPGVMLGLPAILARPLARRQRAVNTLVHALSARYGAVHLHAADPVWVADRSLWSADRLHPGERGHRLIAARFHEMLTARGLPLGPPPPREPQQPPPSRAEALLWLATAGTGWLVRRSTDLLPQLLWLAGGELRHLARGTAARLDQRAEHALARALSALPPAAPLARMGE